Proteins co-encoded in one Gopherus evgoodei ecotype Sinaloan lineage chromosome 4, rGopEvg1_v1.p, whole genome shotgun sequence genomic window:
- the GJD2 gene encoding gap junction delta-2 protein, translating to MGEWTILERLLEAAVQQHSTMIGRILLTVVVIFRILIVAIVGETVYDDEQTMFVCNTLQPGCNQACYDQAFPISHIRYWVFQIIMVCTPSLCFITYSVHQSAKQRERRYSTVFLALDRDQDSTKREDSKKIKNTIVNGVLQNTENSTKEVEPDCLEVKEIPNPAIRTTKSKMRRQEGISRFYIIQVVFRNALEIGFLVGQYFLYGFNVPSMYECDRYPCIKEVECYVSRPTEKTVFLVFMFAVSGICVVLNLAELNHLGWRKIKMAVRGVQAKRKSIYEIRNKDLPRMSVPNFGRTQSSDSAYV from the exons ATGGGGGAATGGACCATCCTAGAGAGACTCCTGGAAGCTGCCGTGCAGCAGCACTCGACTATGATAGGGAG GATCCTGCTGACCGTTGTGGTGATCTTCAGGATACTCATTGTGGCCATCGTAGGAGAAACGGTTTACGATGATGAACAAACTATGTTTGTGTGCAACACGCTGCAGCCAGGCTGCAATCAGGCTTGTTACGACCAGGCATTCCCTATCTCTCATATCAGGTACTGGGTGTTCCAGATCATCATGGTATgcacccccagcctctgctttaTAACGTACTCTGTTCACCAGTCTGCTAAGCAGAGGGAGAGGAGGTACTCCACCGTCTTCCTCGCCTTGGACAGAGATCAGGACTCAACGAAACGTGAGGACAGTAAGAAGATCAAGAATACCATTGTCAATGGAGTGCTGCAGAACACCGAGAACTCCACCAAGGAAGTAGAGCCAGACTGCTTGGAGGTGAAGGAAATCCCCAACCCAGCCATCAGAACTACAAAGTCGAAGATGAGGCGGCAAGAAGGCATCTCCAGATTTTACATCATCCAGGTGGTTTTTCGAAATGCCCTAGAGATTGGGTTCTTAGTGGGACAATATTTCCTGTATGGATTTAATGTCCCTTCCATGTATGAATGTGATAGATACCCCTGCATTAAGGAAGTGGAGTGCTATGTGTCTAGACCCACTGAGAAGACTGTTTTCTTGGTATTCATGTTTGCAGTGAGTGGGATTTGTGTGGTGCTCAATTTGGCAGAACTGAACCACCTGGGCTGGAGAAAGATTAAAATGGCAGTGAGAGGAGTACAAGCAAAAAGGAAATCCATATATGAAATCAGAAACAAGGACCTGCCAAGAATGAGCGTACCTAACTTTGGCAGGACTCAGTCAAGTGACTCAGCTTATGTGTGA